The following coding sequences lie in one Cloeon dipterum chromosome 1, ieCloDipt1.1, whole genome shotgun sequence genomic window:
- the LOC135934829 gene encoding histone H2A-like — protein sequence MSGRGKGGKARSKGKTRSSRAGLQFPVGRIHRLLRKGNYAERVGAGAPVYLAAVMEYLAAEVLELAGNAARDNKKSRIIPRHLQLAIRNDEELNKLLSGVTIAQGGVLPNIQAVLLPKKTTTGPGTGKVGGKQASQDF from the exons CTCGCTCAAAGGGAAAGACCCGCTCTAGCCGTGCTGGCCTGCAGTTCCCAGTCGGCAGAATCCACAGGTTGCTCCGCAAGGGCAACTATGCTGAACGTGTTGGTGCAGGCGCACCAGTATACCTGGCTGCAGTCATGGAATATTTGGCGGCTGAAGTGCTTGAGTTGGCAGGAAATGCCGCGCGTGACAACAAGAAGAGCAG GATCATTCCACGACACTTGCAGTTGGCTATTAGAAACGACGAGGAACTGAACAAGCTGCTCTCTGGTGTAACCATTGCTCAAGGTGGTGTCCTGCCAAACATTCAGGCAGTGCTGTTGCCCAAGAAGACCACCACAGGGCCAGGCACTGGCAAGGTTGGAGGAAAACAGGCATCTCAGGACTTCTAA